The nucleotide sequence attgcttgttgactttgttgccattgctatttgttgagtgtttgttgattttttataaaaaatacactatgccgcaacaaactggtgtagtaatcaaaagaaagggtagaaaaattgtgtacgacgtatattgcttcattataaaacaggggaagaatgataccgaaaaagtaaaacagacttcggaagcaacaaaaacatcagtgagtactgttaggtgcattattaacgaagctaaaggctctggcttgctcgccgtgtttcggactccgggtaagaaaagatcagggaagaagaaagttaccggaatggatagtttcgttcaatctgtaataaaaagatgtaatcataataactacataacaagcagcgaaactccgtaccgtagaaaggcttcgaaaaatttaaagaagatatacattttaatggctctgtatgaagtttacgacgaattatgaaagagctaggcttcagatggaaaaaaaaaacagaaaataatcggaagctggtaattgaaaaaagttacattcgattactacgaatcgaatatcttcaaaaaataattaattatagacaaaaaagtagaccgaaccgaccgagttgtaaactacaccgatgatccctatgtcgactcatcacgatgatagcaacTCGGGTGataaaaacagtgatgatgatggtgaagattatgataacgaaaaaaaaattacaaataccagcttcgcttcaactgaaccaagacctggcaacagctctagttttgacttaatagaaggaatatctattttaccccaagattaaattattacaattattaacctatattttttgttgatgttctcataaatatataaataaatacatatgttgattttaataatttaattgcattatgacgcagagtaaataatgtttttgcacgtgagtgtaccatgcgcaaacttacccccactacggcaacaaatgctcaagaagtttgccggctattatacgcAAGTGTAAGCCCCGCTTCGAGTTTGAACGGTGTAACCTAAAATACACGAATTTCACAAAagactagctggcccggcaaacgttgttttgccatataaattatttctaggaaagataaataacctagacaccgactgcagcgccatatgccgtgctgatttgtgaatataaaccatccagggtaccacccaaacgcatacaaaaaaaaaaatcattcaaatcggtccagccgtttaggaggagttcagtgatcAACATACGCGCAgaagaaatatttatataaagtttTGATACCTCTCCGTAGTCTGCCCTCAATCGTCGAGATCTCGCAAActcattaaaagttaaaatcgcCTTAAGCATTCGTTAAATAATAATCCACACAGCCGAAGATAGGCAGgagtggcgcaggataatccatgagatagttattagaggaggctaCGACCCTCAGCGTTGAGGATTattgacgcaaggaggaggtaggtacagtagattgggggggatagagactagagttagaataggcacaaatctgggatgtcacaatacttttgttgagttgttagatttaactttgttgaactaaaaattagttttaaatagttttaatttagtcatcaaagtttagtaactcattaaagatattaaaaagttaaatacCTAAAGTTAGATACCTACCTAACagctaaatagtgccagccctatcgaaaaactcttgtccccatacgtagcctgattcaccccaaagcgAAGGTGAATCGGATCAAGctgtttttttcagtttttgtgtattttgtaATGAATATAAGACGGACGGAAccaattttaatctcaattttattgatattaccctaagaaaaatcattgaaaatttgtgttggatttggaaagggtcccgattccccccaatctacggtaATGACATACCTCAAAGTCATGTTTTCCCATTTTTTCCTTGAGATGCAACAGAACAACGTAGACCAAGTCCGTGTCGCCGCTGGCGGTCGCCTTCAGCAGCGCAGTCGGACCTTCGCCGAGTGACAATAGTAATGGAACTTGTAATTTGCTATGTGCCTCGTACTCCAGGATCTGTATcatattaattgtattgtagAATACATTTATGTAGATATTCATTatattaagtatgtatattcaaaatttatgtatttatactaatatataaatctacagtggtttttacggatgttccgttataactattgaaccatgcttccgattgacttgaaacttggtagccatttagaaaatacatgtacttaatggataggccaatatgagtgttggactccctaaaccagttgcgggggcgttgaaaaattttggggggtcagaaataataatgttaattttaaatgcccagcgaagcggacgggtacagctagtgtatttatatttttatttgatgtatTTGTATGTTCGTTTAGTGAACATAGTATAGGTATTGTATAACATGTATTTTTCGTTTTGAGTTTATCAAGCAATGTGCCCCATTGCGTTCTTTTCTGTGTTACCCCTAGTCGACTGATCGAAAGTATTGCAcagtaaaactgagacttaaagcTCGCGTCTCAATTTAGGGTGACGGCATTtgcggtgtagatgtctatgagctccgaaaccacttagcaccgggtGAGCCGTGACCTCGTTcaaccacataagcaataaaaaagaaggtaTGTATTTTAGACGTAGAGTAAGAGTaagagaaaattatatttttatgactAAAAAGTTTAATACTAAGGTTCGCTTTTATGGTATAACGAATATTTAGGTTACGTACTAACTTTTATAGCGAGAGCTTTCCTTCCTTTTTCGGCAGCTTTCATGGCTATCGTTGTGTACGATATACCAGGGACATTCCGTAGCTTCTCGCCTATCTCCCTTGCGGCACTCTCGTTGTCCAAGTGAGGCTGAGTTACCTATAacgttttgtaaattaatttctatCGAATCTCCCATTTACTGGTTTATAGTGCAATCGGTCCTGTAAACCTCAATACATCGTCGATCATCTTGTGGGAGGAAGAGTTGTCTTGTCTGTCAGCGCAGGACCGAtatttgtggcgaggcttaggagaggtctatgtccagcagtggacgtttgTGGGTTGATAGAATAGTGCAGATGAGCATAGGGACACGTCAACACTACCGTCAGTCACGTCAGAACCCAATGACTAGGACACAGATCAAGTTTAAGAAACACCGTAGAAGAATATTCTAGAAACGCCGCGGCTTTCTGGTTTGATACTACATTATAAAATTGAGATATCGACCCAAAGAAAATGCTTTCCGGTGTTCGAACTGAAGTTCGGTCGTTACTCTAACCTAATTGTCGCTGGTAGCCATCAAAAGACACAgacatttgacagatgcctgaatccaAGTTCCCAAAAACAAAATTGGGACCGTCAGTAAATAATATTGTTGGTGAAGACATATGTTCACCTTGTAACAAGCCCAATGGGACAGGACTCTCGTGCGTCCATCCTTCAGTTGCAGGTAGGAAGCGATGTGTCCGGCCAAACAGTGCAGTCGGCGCCATATGAGCCGGTCAAGAAGTATTCGTTCGCCCAAATTACGCATTCTACAGCCTTGCGTTAAGGAATACCAAACAAACATGAGGTCTTCAGCACAAAAggggcctaagcttaccatagttcgTATGGAGATAATTAGGTAttgtgaaactagggataggccggttttgcatcaacatttattatgttttaaataaattaaaagatacAAAGCGCGAATATGAAAAATcatgggttaggccactttaaCGCTGAcggttttatattaaaatatgttttataattgCGAAATTGTTGATGTATCGTGGTTTTAGGCCCGATTTTCTAGCATATATATATGCTACTTTTCAACAAATATAATACAGTTTTAGAGCGATTGTAACTGCGGTGCACACCTAGTGTTAAATTAATTTCTGATCTATTATCTTCTAAAATTTTCCAACAGTCTCTCGTCATTAGAAACGAAACGGTGTAACGAAATTACTGGTTATAGGGAgtatttatttaagcctctGCGGATGGATGCCACCCCaccacctatttttgccgcaaagcagcaaagcatttttaatattattatttgtcagtgtagtcttggcgaaatctgtgattatagtgagcttaatagtctttgacaatagaaccttaatgatgttcaaacatataattgcaattctttaattattatagtcaaatttcgactagtgcgggaccactagtattagaTGGAAAAGGATACTGCATAGACGTCAAAGGTATAGCCACTTTAGGATCTCTGACGGCGTTCAGAACTCTCAACCAGCGACACGTCTTGACGTAGAGCTCCGTGATGACGGGGTCCATCAGGAAGCATTTCCCGAACTGCGCGGCCCGGATCAACATTTTCTGCACGTCCGGACTGAACTCGAAGGCGGCTGCCTCGATGCAGTCCGCGACGGCGGCGGACAGGTCGGGCTTCACCAGCCGGATGTACTCGTCAGCTCGGTGACTGCGTTTCTGGAAGACGATCGATCGTATTCGTTTCCTAGTGGCAAAGTggtttattgctttgatgggtggacgagctcacagtccactttgacatattagttctaagatctcagtagttacaacggctgccttacccgtcaaaccgaaacgcattactgcttcacggcagaaataggtagggtggtggtacctatccgcgcgaactcacaagaggtcctaccaccagaaagacgtcttagcgaaatctgtgattatataatagaagtttaatagtctgacaatagaatcactatagtgtacaaagttataatttcaattaattatagtcgaatttcgactaccgggggtcCATTACTTATATTTAAACTGCTTGGTTTTGGGTAACTAAAAACAACTTAGCTAATGTCAAACAAAATGTTAtcgtgaaatattttaattttcaatgaaGTTTGAATCTGTTgaaattttatgataaaattgCGTTAAATGCTatcaataatgtattttatgtcTTTCAGTAATATTCAATTAATCTATATCGCAATTAATCTACAATTAAACACAGCTTTTAATGTACCTGAAATTGCTTAGAAGCTTCAACTAGGTACGAGCCGGGCGCCGTGCTATTGATCCGGAATATTTTCTCAACAACAAAAGGCACCTTTTGCACGAGTTCATGGGTCATTTCTGATACAATACGTATGCAGTCCATCTCCTGAATTAAGTGGAAGGGTCCATCGTATGGATACGCAACACTATTGCCTTTAGTACCGTACATGCACAAAGTGTCGTCCCAGTGTGCGGCCACAGCTTGGGAACCGCAccttaaatgaaatgttaatattaaggTCCTTTTGCATGTTCAGTCGAATCAAGGTATTATAATTCAGATTTATAGAAAGTTATACAACGGAACAAGGGTGCTGCTGGACAAGGTAGAGTTCCACTGTACTcatatatcaaaaataaataatagtttaaaaaaactaataaaatacgcttttatagaaaatccaactaaaaaatagaaaataaattttaataaatttgaattacgcttttttttacaatataatcattttttcttacactattttcaattcaaatttactaaaatttattttctatttttagtcggattttctataaaagcgtattttgttagtttttttaaactattatttatttttgtattgattcgagccctacaccccagcagagggtaataggaaagcatgatgatgatgatgattatttatttttcattttttagttgaatttaaatttttccaattttttttttaaatattgaattgtcatcggtcctaaataagtatactaaatttcaatggggtcaaaatcatgttcaaagattccgtagcatactaacatacatacatctgaagctgataaaagcgtattaataaaagtGAGGATGTCAAAGATCTAGAAAAATGTGACAAAGCGTTTTCGAGTCGTATGGGAAGAGTCGCAAAATATGGGGAGATGTAGTAATTAAATGCCCAATGAGTTTTTCGcaggatcttcgcagtgggtcgcgattccgatccggtggtagattctgtgaagcactgctcttgctagggctagtgttaacaaattctctcaggtagagttcgtgagctcacttacccgtctgtcgtagctggaatagccccttacgtTATTAGCGAACAGGTAGGGAACAAAAGATAAATTGTCTTCCTCCAGCATCTTTCTGCTATTTTGTCACTAGTCGATTGCACGAGCGACCCCACATGAATGACTAAATAAAACtcataaggggctattccagtttcgcgcggaagggtaggtgagctcacgggcttaatctgagagaatttgttaacaccaGCAcaagcaaaagcagtgcttaccagaatctaccatcggatctgAATCGacaaccactgagaagatccagtgagaaactcgATGGGCGCAATTTTCTCTCTAAAAGTGCTCACTCACTGACAGTCTAGTGGTAGACAATAGCTTCTGCCAATCGCTTGTAATCAACCACATACGGTCTTCCGTTCTTGACGAATGTCATCCCTTATCTTATCTTTCttgtgtgtaatatatattatatattttagtgaCGTCTACTAGCGTGTAGATGAGAACATTTTATTCGACCATTACTGGCAAATTACAATCAAATTAGTATGTGGATTGTGTGCAGGCCAAGTGTGATAGGGAGTTTGATAAACCTTGGGATTTGCAGATAAACTGCAACATAGTGCTTATAAATCAACTTACCACATGAATTCTTTGGGTTGTTTAATATAATCCGTATCTAACTCGCAGTAATTATTCCTCAAATCGGAAGATCCAATCCATAGGAAACCAGAGTCGGTAAAGAACGCAATGTGCTTGCCATTCTGTGAAGCCACGATAGATAGGATCTGTGTGTAGGGGTTCTTGATTTCTGGACGCTGTAAAATATTGTAAGCATTGAGCACGAAAATATTGTACTGGAATTATATCAAACAACGTATGTAGGTCTGTGTGTGTCATTGTTAACAATGCACTTCATCTATTTTACGAGAACTTCATAGGTTACTCTTATACACATTATACGGATCGAGAATTATGttgaattctttttattttttattgcttagatggctgcacgagttcacagcccacctggtgttaagtgcttactggagcccatagacatctacaacgtaaacgcgtcacccaccttgagatataagttctaaggtttcaagtagttacaacggctgccccacccttcaaaccgaaacgtattactgcttcacggccgaaataggtgaggtggtggtacctacccgcgcggactcacaagacgtcctaccaccaataaagggAAAAACATTCTCTGTATTTTAAACTCTATTCCCTAAAATCAGAAGGAATTTAATCAGACTATGTTTTGTCTACACTGAGGACATACATCTACTTTGTGGGAGACTGTTCAACGAGTCTTTTGTCAgagtaattgtttttatttagagAAAATAATATGcctattttaatacataccAAAAGAATGGCCCTGGATTCACCTAGTTGGCATTTATAAATCTCTTTATCTCGACACACTATAAAACTAGAGTTTACAGCGCACCAGCATGATATCGGTTCATTGGCTCCTGAAATCAACTTTTTTGTTCGGTAACTACATAAACAACTCTAAATTGAGCATTACAATTTAACAGACCGGAGAATATGTGAATGCTTCTATGCGATTTGTGAGAATGTGTAGAATAAAAGACCATGGAGCATCGAAACAGTATTATATCTATAGTCTCAACTTACTTGGTATATCAGGAACCGGTCGAGCTTTTGGTTCAGAAACATTACTCACAAGGAACATTCTATTAGTTGTAGTGATAACAGCTAGTCCTATACCATGAGGATTTGGAAACAATTGAGCTTTACAAACctgtaataaatatatcaataacttgtttatttgttataaataagaATACATTACTTGTAGAATATACTAAGATCACAATGAAACTACATACTTTTGTATCTCTGACTTCTTGGCCCATATTGAAAGTTTTCTGGTAAGCTCCAAACATGTCATAAATAAGGACATCACCGCTTTCTTGAATACAAAGTAGCTGTTCCCCATCAGACCATCCGATATGTAGTAGGACACCACTGTTCCACTGTAATATGTAGTTAATAATAGAATATATTGTCAAGAGTCcatattcaatttttaaattgcttttgtttgttatgtAGGTTGTTACTACTAATCTGCTAAAACTCTAACCCAAGCTGTTATTATGGGTAGTTAGATCAGTCATTAATTCAGtcaaatattagttaaatgaatTTGTTACCTGCAAATTCCATTAGAATTATTAAGATCTACCAATAATTAGGGACCCAGTAAGGGGTggcagaaataatataattttacactTACCAATATCTTTGATATAACATTTCCTGAGCAGTTGTAGATTGTTATAACAGGTTTAGTGgtggtttttatttgaacaaaTTGTTTACGGTCTCTCACTACTGCCATTGGGCCACCATACGGTGCACCGCTAACTATCATATTCTCTAAACCTTCGTCCATCATCCAGTTCATTGTGTAGAGATCaaattttctgtttttaatgtaaatttattaagtattatattttattcaatactCAGAATTGTATTTGTACACATAAAAACAATGATTTAACATATGAGTTCACAATTTTGACAGAGTTATATTCTTCGAACAAAAGAAGTTGAAATCAGTGTATGGAGACTAAATGTGTTGGTTTTTACTTTTAATCAATAACTGCATTGTTAGTTAATTCATTCATAGCTTGTTCATTTTTCTTATGATAGTATTAGGGTTGCAAAACGATAAAACAATCCGAAAAGTTATAGGTAATATTATAACTACGGGCATTAAGTTAAGGTTATGttcaatttctttatttttcaacaATACCAGCCCCATGCCATAAATTACCAACAATTATTTTTCAAGTATTGTGCTATTTTATTACCGATAATATGTGTCCAGTTGGAACCAATCAGCTGTTAGTAGAGCCGACATTTTATCTTCGTAGCCAAACAAGTCAATTAATTAGATGTTTTCAGTTTTCCTGTtaggtacaatatttttatagaaatatTGTTGTTCGAAGCGGTTTGGCTTTCAACTACAAGCCTAGAACAAAAAGCACGGTTAAAATTGAAACGACTTCATTACCTGAATGTTTTTAATGCTTTCAGGATCTGAAAATTGTatggtaaaataaaatgttcttaCTAcaccatatttttattactaacagCACTAGTTTGAATGAACTGAATTtgtatatttcattatttagacTCTAATCGTAGTAGAATTAATCAGAACTAATTGAAAATTCACTTTATGCTAGATATGTAGGTAAACAATTATTTCTTTTCCCCTTTTCACGTTACTCTTTGTAGTAAACACCAGTTGATCAATTTGTTTTTCAGTGACAACTGACAGTTCTAAGTCAGTGTCTATTGATTTTTTCTTAATTCCACTGGACTGGGAAAAATAATAAAGGTCATACAGCCAAATCTTTTGGAATAGAGGTCGAAGCTATGTCACTGAAATTGAGTACATACGAAATTGtaataaatgagtcgactattatcaaagccggcaatgtgacttttggacaattattggtaaatcagaaaaacgaattattgactttgtattccattggcagtcacaaaactcttctgaacgacatcttagataaataacaggttaactattaacctttatttaatgcaggttttgaaccgtattctttgaaggagacgattatattcaaatcaatctgtattgacatatcaataaaaattttttgtccaaatgcacagattgccacctttgataataggcGACTCAAATGTAATAAAGTTCAATTTCTATCCAAGTATTGggtaaattgaaatgaaatcatCTATTAGTAAAATGTTGGCAATTTAGTGAgagttagttaaaaaaaaaaacgctggtggtaggacctgttttgagttcgcacaggtaggtaccaccaccatgcatatttctgccgtgaagcaatgcgtttcggtttgaagggtgggacagccgttgtatatTGGGAtattgagaccttggaactcgtatctcaaggtgggcggcagcATTGACGTTGTGTATGACgtgtatgggctccactaaccacaccacaccacaccacaatacacatgaaataaaaaaatgaacctGTGAAGTGTCGTCTAcaaattatgtttaattaagCCACACTTGTGGACTTTAATGCTAAGGTACTGCCATCTTGTATGTAAGAGAATATTTTCACACCGACAAGATTTTGTAACTAAtcgctagtttttttttgtatttcttgcCATAACTTTGAACTTTTCTATGATAGCGGTACATTCGTTGATACATATTATTggctacaaaatatttaaatacacaaACTTATAAGATTTTTAGATTTTAACCTAGTTTAACTGATTACTGGCTGGTCCATAATTAAGAACGCTGAATAGTTTATCTTGTATTCATATTTAAATGCGAAACAATATTTAGCCCTTGGTTGTAGGTAACTATTCTGGTGGGATGATCGAAATATCGTTCGTTTGGCTAAATAAAATCCTTTGGAAGGTTCTAATAAGCTGCGAAACGAATATTTTGGTGAAAATAAACTTTCAGAAATCGGCACGCACTATTCAAAGGAGTTTGGTAGAAGAAAAGATGCACGGAAGTATACGAAGAAAGGTGCCCATATTAAAACGGTGCCATAGGCAAGCCCGGCTTGCATTTGCAAGAAGGTATGAAAACTGGACAGTGGAACAGACAGTGGAAAAAAGTTCTTTTTTCTGACGAGACAAAAATAAACAGTGTATGTTTCAGTCTTAGATTGGCCAGCTAACAGCCCAAATTTAAACCCAATAAAGCATCTTTGGTGCAAAATCAAGAAAAAGGTTTCAAATCCTCAGTCCGGTAATTTAAGAGAACGTTTTATTAGAAGAGTGGAACTCTCTTGCgaaatgtcaaaaaaaaatttagagtcAGTAATTCCTCGCCGGTGTAAATCAGTAATTAAAAGACGAGGACACGCTATTatctattaatttcaatttaaaatgtaataaattcctttttttctttacacACTTTACATTAATGTGATTTATTTAAtctaagttttgtataaaacagCTCTGGAGCATTCTAAtgaatcgttttatttttttagcttcATTACTATTTGAATTTGTTactatagaaattaaaaaagtaaatgaaatatattatatttaaatatatataggtcGCTGGTTcaaatccggctcgaaggaccaatatgaatgatgtaattaaggttcaatttggtttgcgtactatccgtaaagaaaaactgtgtgtggttgcaacgacatttattgtgcgactgacttcacttttgacaagtaaaaatatcgtaattagcAAAGAGTATAAGGTCAGTAACAACAAGTGATGTTATTCTATATTACTAATCCCCTTTACTCTATTCTTATGGctatttcataatataaatagttACTTCTAAAAAGGAATACATAATTATAGTTGCATAtgattaagatataaaaatcTGGAACTACAACTCTTTATATacagatgtatattatatactttaCTTTTACGTTTATATgtacaaattataaaataatattaatattaattaaattattattaattacgtaTAAATTAggtaataatacaaattatgTCCCACAAAGGAAAAGCCGAAATGTGGCTTTAGCATACAAAAACTAACTATTATCTGTTTCAACTGTATGACAGCACTGAATTTATACAAGAAAATTACCGGAAGGACGGTCTATCAGCTGATCATGATCTGCTAGCTTTGCGCCTTTAGGCCTTGGGAGCGCTCTGGCAGTTGTTAGGAAGCTTTCTCGTCAGGGATGAGCCCTCGagctcgttttttttattacccttgtagtcagacgagcatagggcccacctgatggtgaatggttaccgtcacccatggacttcagcaatgctagggatagagccaagccgctgcccaccccCTGCTCGTACACCCATCCCAGTCAAGCCGTAAGCCCCCAAGGCCAAACGGTATCTTTCTATCAAAACAAATATATCACTAGATATTCTCTTACGAACTTTTGGACGGGACGGTCGTATAgaactaattaataataattacgaattaataaagtaattaaatacggattccttttgtcgtATTTAAAGTAGTTTTTGTATCGTTTCCATGGATAAGAAATAAACTGTTGCCATGTGCTTTGCTAATACCCTCTAAGTAAAGTGGCTATGACATCCAAACACACGACGACAGACGATATGATAATGGTTCTACCTTcaactttgaaatattttataaacaaaaacacgATGGTGACGCACAATTTcaataagaagttataaataaaggcAGGTATTCCTGAAAACCTAGTTCAGGAATTGGCAAGTCAAATGAAGCAAatccatataaaatatttacctaCGTAATTTTTCGATCTTCTAGAAAAAGGTAATGATAATACATGGTTCCTTCAACAGAAATTTACACATACCGTACGTACTAATTAGGTGGTATATGAAGTCACTTTTCCTTGAGAGAGCGCATTACTTAAAACAAGTTTTATTCGAAAGCAGTAATTCTGGATAGGTCATTGACTGTATTTCCTTTAATTAAGAAAAGTGAAACCTCATTTTCCGCTCTTGTAATTTTGCTTTACGTTcctttttctatactaatattataaagaggaaagatttgtttgtttgtttcgaataggctccaaaactactggaccgatttgaaaaattctttttccattagaagccgacattgtccctgatgaacataggctccttatttttttttttttttggtttcatgtgtgttttaatgtttccgaagcgaagcgagggcgggtcgctagtctctTAATAAACAGACTAACTGTTGGTCTAAGCAGATCTAAAATTTTACTTCATCATTAGATTATAGGGTCATCAGGGCTTTTTGAGTTGAAAATTTTGCCAAGGACTAGGTtagttattatacaaaatactaCACTTCGATATTCTACGGCGTAACCTCTTTCTgggaaataaaattaacaaataactgTTCCAATATTGGAAATCTACATTGCAAAGTCCGAGATAGCAATTTACgataatgatttaaattttagcAAGGATTCTCCATAATCGAATTTTTTTAGTCGTCACGTAGTCTTTTAATATACTGATTCAAGGCCGCAAGTATCAAAATTCTGTTTTTTTGGGTTGTTATGTAGACGAATGGAGCCGCAATACCAATTTCTGATAGATTGTTATTATTGGAGTCAACGTCAGTCGAAGTCATTTAAAACTATGTGGGCTTctaaaattttagtttatagTAGCTTAGTTtcttcattttaataattttatgttaaagtCGCGAAAGTGTATCTTGATGC is from Bombyx mori chromosome 6, ASM3026992v2 and encodes:
- the LOC101738269 gene encoding vacuolar protein sorting-associated protein 16 homolog, with the translated sequence MSALLTADWFQLDTYYRKFDLYTMNWMMDEGLENMIVSGAPYGGPMAVVRDRKQFVQIKTTTKPVITIYNCSGNVISKILWNSGVLLHIGWSDGEQLLCIQESGDVLIYDMFGAYQKTFNMGQEVRDTKVCKAQLFPNPHGIGLAVITTTNRMFLVSNVSEPKARPVPDIPRANEPISCWCAVNSSFIVCRDKEIYKCQLGESRAILLRPEIKNPYTQILSIVASQNGKHIAFFTDSGFLWIGSSDLRNNYCELDTDYIKQPKEFMWCGSQAVAAHWDDTLCMYGTKGNSVAYPYDGPFHLIQEMDCIRIVSEMTHELVQKVPFVVEKIFRINSTAPGSYLVEASKQFQKRSHRADEYIRLVKPDLSAAVADCIEAAAFEFSPDVQKMLIRAAQFGKCFLMDPVITELYVKTCRWLRVLNAVRDPKVAIPLTSMQMRNLGERILLDRLIWRRLHCLAGHIASYLQLKDGRTRVLSHWACYKVTQPHLDNESAAREIGEKLRNVPGISYTTIAMKAAEKGRKALAIKILEYEAHSKLQVPLLLSLGEGPTALLKATASGDTDLVYVVLLHLKEKMGKHDFELTIRSFPLAHALYIKYCASHNREALRLVYVQEDDFQGQAATHICDAIEQTNPGSAEASLISARECYKKGKNELGASVCEDARKLCKQQSSLQETYGTSFVGLSLHDTVKKLLDQGEVRLADKLRSEYKMPDRRYWWLRILTLAEKSNWEELDKFSKSKKSPVGYEPFVDACLKYNKADEALKYLPRCRDEIKIKYYVKAGYYAEAAEVAYEQKDEAGLHFVQNKCPMQDFDNQAKISGLLEQLKIKK